In Pseudorasbora parva isolate DD20220531a chromosome 9, ASM2467924v1, whole genome shotgun sequence, the sequence AATAATTCTTTATCCTGCCCTCAGTGTGAGAAGACGTTCACACATAAAGGAAACCTTAGGGATCACATCAAAATTCACATCGgtgagaagccttacacctgccatcTGTGTAAGAAGATTTTTATTCACAAAGGACACCTTAATGATCACATTAGAAtacacactggagagaagccttatgCATGTCATCTGTGTGGAAAGAACTTCACGTGTAAAGGAAGCCTTAATggtcacatgagaattcacactggagagaggcCTTTCACGTGTCACctgtgtggaaaaagttttACGTGCAAAGGCACTCTTACATGTCATGTGAGAgttcacaccggagagaagcctttcacttGCCCCCAGTGTGACAAGAGCTTCTCACATAAAGGAAGCCTTAAGtgtcacatgagaattcacatcGAAGAGGGGCCTTTCACTTGccatcagtgtggaaagagtttcacacaGAAAGAATACCTTAAGAATCATATACGAATTCACACTGGGGGGAAGCCTTTCACATGCCATCTGTGTGGAAAAGGTTTAACATGTAAAGGAAGCCTCAAGtgtcacatgagaattcacactggagagaagcctttcacgtgccttcagtgtggaaagagttttacaAATAAAGGAAACCTAAAGATTCATGCAAGAATTCACTCAGAAGAGAGCCCTTTAACTTGCCATCAGTGTGGAAAGTGTTTCACACATAAAGAAAACCTCAAGtgtcacatgagaattcactcTGGAGAGAGGCCTTTCACATGTAATCAGTGTGGAAAGACCTTTGCTCGCAAAGTAATCCTTCAGAATCACATAAAAACACACTCTGGTGAGAAGCCTTACACATGccatcagtgtggaaagagtttcacagaTAAAGGATACATAAAGCGTCACATGAGAagtcacactggagagaagcctttcatatgccctcagtgtggaaagagttttacaCATAAAGGAAACCTTAAAATTCACATAAGAattcacaccggagagaagccaTCCAAGTGTCcagagtgtggaaagagtttcacacaTAGAGGACAGCTTAAAgatcacatgagaattcacaccggagagaagccttacacatgccctcagtgtggaaagagtttcaaatgtAAAGGACACCTTAAGACGCACATAAGAActcacaccggagagaagccgttcacaTGCCATGAGTGTGGGAAGAGCTTCACAGTTCAAAGAAGCCTACACATGCACATGAAATATCATTCTGGAGAGAAGTTACATGAGTGTTCTGAGTGTGGCAAGAGGTTTGCAGAGAGCAACACATTCAAAACGCATTTGCTCATTCACTCTGAAGAAAGACCGTTTAGTTGcgaaaagtgtggcaaaaagtttattttggcAGCACGCTTAAAGGCACATCTGAAACTTCATACAGATGAGAGACCCTATTTATGCTCTTTGTGTGGAGAGAGTTTTAAACTGCTTGGCAGTTTAAAATCACACCAGAAAATACATGCCAGTGAGAAATCTTATGTGTGCCCTGAGTGCGGGAAAGCTTTTACCAGAGCAAGCTATTTAAAACGGCACCAACGgactcacactggagaaaacCTAGACAAAAACCTTGTCCACAAAGTGCAAAATTTGTCTTCGGTAATTAGTAAATAGTGTGATATTCGGTGAGCTAGTGGTGATGTTTGTCCTCTTCCAACAAAGAAAAATATAAGCAAAGTCACGAAAAATcattgtcattttaataaatattaaacattcCATATGGTTGCTGCttctaaaaaagaacaaaaaagcaTAAAGTCACATTGAAAGACTAGCTCTCATGTTCAAGAGTACAAAACCTGGCAAGAAATACTTGTTATTGGCCAAATGTAATGTTTTGACTATGTGTTGCTGCGAAATGTAAAAAACAAGAATGTTTCTCATTAAAAGTGTTCATAATAGAGTTGATATACAGTATACTGTAAGCCCAGTTCTATATATAAACCTAGTAATTTATCTTTGTATTCACATTGCCATAACTACTTACAGTATACAGTCTAAATGCTGGCTGCAGTTGAAGGATTCAGATGCAAAAATCTCTAAGTCCATCTTACATGTGGTcttttaaattagatttttttaatcaggcccctatgtttagtatggaagcttattgcattcacttgagaaaaaaaaatctactctgtttttctgaattaatgacaattatctcagaattatgagataatttttcatgaataatttttttttgctctgtttttctgaattaatgacttaattatctcagaattatgagagaattttcatgaatacattttttttgctctgtttttctgaattaatgagatccctcaaaatccagccaagagctctattttagctggattgcatggaagtaaacatgtgccgcctttcaaatttaatccggatttattttactttgggtttgagacattgtctttaagtaataaaaattgtattgtttttagtgCATCAACTTTGTGCAGACAGCTCATGACAGCAGAAATGAACATTCTGATCTGCTTGACATTGCTATTGCACTCCATGGGGATCCAGTATTTTCAACAATTGCCTGATTGTCTCTTGTGTCACCACGTAGCCAGCCTGCATGCATTTCAGATGCATCATCTTAACACGATCACatagtaatgcgtatcaatagtacgagtgtgaaatcgtgTCTAATGTATATCGTCTGGGATGTATATTGTGTGGAATGTTTACTGAGATAATGCACGTGCTACACAGTCTTTCGCGTGCATGCATATGACATCCTCTTGAGTAGGTTGGGGATGGTGGGATGGggggttcgtacgtataatatgccataaagtgcgtataagcacgtgaaaaactgtgtaccatatgcacaccaaaactcattttagcgtatacattccacaagattgcacacttATTTATACTactatttatatgaattttcATGAGATCGGCTGTCTGCACAAATTTGAAAGGCgggacatgtttacttccatgcaatccagctaaaatagagctcttggctggattttgagggatctcattaattgagaaaaacagaacacatttttttttcaagaaaaaatgaagtcattaattcagaaaaacagagcaaaaaaaaattattcatgaaaaatgatctcataattctgagataattaagtcattaattcagaaaaacaaaacaaaaaaaatattcatgaaaaattatctcataattctgagataattaagtcattaattcagaaaaacaaaacaaaaaaaaatattcatgaaaaattctcataattctgagataattaagtcattaattcagaaaaacagagtagattttttttttctcaagtgaatgcaataagcttccgTAGTTTAGGGTTAGTAATTTAACTTTAATGGCAATGAAAAGGTTATTAGTCAGTTAATGAAATGccttattttgaagaatgtcaccTCACCGGTATGATTTGTTTGGACAAAGGGACATAGTAAACAGCTGCAAAATCACTAAAGATGCAATTGGAAACATTGCAAAAGATTAaaggaaaattcaaaatgtaacAATAAAGAACTGATCCACAGAGTAGGGGGCGCTATGATGCAAAGTGACGGCCACATCAATTTCTGTCAGAGTTTTACAGAAGCACAAGGAACCCTGTTGTGTTTACTTGCTAGTCGCAAAATCCCTGCAACTGTAACAATGGAAGCTCGGCAAATGAAAGATGTCTCATTCGCACACCGTCATTCATCTTGAAATCATATCATTCGATTCATGGTTTTTGTGGACTTAAAGAATTTTTGCTCACTACGGGAAGTGGTGTTTAGAGGTTTCTGCCAACAAACTAGTATTTCTGAATGGGTTGACACTTGATAAATGTACACTATGTGTGGAGAGCATTCACTCAATATGATTATCTCATTTCGGTCAGAGGTTGCATTTAGCGGCTTTTGCATCTGAGCTCTTCAGTTTTTAATTTCCtctgtaaatatttttattttgcatgTCTTACACCTTTTAGTAAAAAGATATAGGATACAATGGGGCTAAAGGCACACCGGGGTAAAAAACGGGGCgtttgacagatttttttttttaaaccattagATGGCTCTGCACTTTTCTTAACAACCACTTTTGaatcagggtattctcacaaaaatgcatataaatagtacaagtgtgcaatgtcgtggaatgtatacgccaaaactcattttggcatgtctatggcacgctgtttttcgcgtgcatatgatacgcattttatggcgtattatacatacgaacccccaccccaccaccctaaacctgcccaagcgcgtgtcatatatacgccccactaccctaaacctacccaagcgcgtcatatatacgccataaagtgcgtatcatatgcacgcgaaaaacagcgtatcatatgcacgccaaaatgagttttggcgtatacattccacgacattgcacactcgtactatttatacgcatttatgtgtgatcgggttgtttGAATATACATGTGGAAATTTGGCTGATCCATGAAAAAAATCGaatatttaaaattttgttTAGAAATGTTGTATATTTATGTACATAAAATTAATGTCTATATTATGAGACTAATGTCTTGTTAatgatttttagtttttttcaagGTACATATAACGGAAGAATATGTTAAACTAAAATTTTATTTATCAATAAGCGCCAAAGAAAATAGTGCAAACTTTGCTAGTGATTGTTTTTCAACTAATTAATCTCACATTTATTTCTGTACTTATTCGCTAAAAACATTgccattttttatatttttatattgtacgaATATTgcagttactctccaaatttATGTCGAAACAATTTAAAGactgtatattttaaattggttgtaaaggcatatttttaaattttttaaactgtatatattttttaatatttttatgtctttatgaaataaatgttaaaatattaatgatagacaacattacagtataattgaaagcgaccaatttcaacatttattaggcttttagaagaacacatttttatttaagtgaacttaaaacaatctttatACATAAtcccattataataaatgtcacaTTTACCTGTGGCCTTCCTACCTGTTACACATACAGCAATcaaataaagttatcaaacaccTTTCTTAACTGCATAAATTATATATGACTAACTCGTACCTTGCCACCGCATacattttatacaattttttttttaaacaaaccgcttttatgatttattttcacacaaaatctgTTGCTCCATTAATGttcaataaaaacacattttctgcaGTCATAGAAGCAATGAAGAACACATTTGAGGGTGTGCCTTTAGCTCCGTTGTACCCTATGTCTTTTGTATATTTGTAtgattgctgaataaaaataaagttaatcTTGACATATATCATTGGCATTCTGCACCTTGTTTAAATTAGTAGCTAATCTCATTTACTACTTGATATTAATTGATATActgcattttacatttacttttAATTAGACCATGTTATATTCATGATGAATGCAACCAGTATTGGCTTGGTTTTTGATCCCTAAAAAGTGCCATGTATCAatcaccataatttgcaaataaattctttaaaaatcagacaatgtgattttctatTTCTTATTCTGTCAACTATGTGTACCTATGaggaaaattacaggcctctcctctttttaagtgggagaatttGCACAACTGGTGGCTggctaaatactttttttgccccactgtatggTCTCTGTCCTTCTTTGTAAATGTGcaataaaaatattgaaaagACATTTGAGACATTTGTAATGTTAATATacatttagcattttaaataatttcaaataattCACATTGCTATTCCATTTCACATTTCTATTTCAatctttctgtaaaaaaaaaaaaacatcctgatAAAAAGCCCCTCTAAATAGGAACTCTTTTTAGCTAATAATAATGAGactaatatatttttcttgagcaccaaatcagcattagCTCTAAGGCTCTTGTGAAcataaagactggagtaatgcttTTTCTTTGCCATGGCAAGAAAAAATAgccaacattttaaaacaatatatattcaAACTGTAAGTTGTagtgatatttcacaatatcactgtttttattgtataCAATAATGGCAGTCTTGGTGAGTATAATAGACTCCTTTCAAAAactaacaacaaaaaaaacttatgGTCAGGATTTATCTGTGTGTATGTCTTTGTTCTGTGACCTACTTGTCAGTTTGTTTCCTTAGGCCTGGTACACActatggccctcatttatcaatcttgcatagaaactggtgtatatgttggtgtaagattatgcttacattcctctcaccgcctgatttatgaagctgtgcgcacctctgcaatacgcaatacttgcccttgataaatgcggcggctgaaatcgtcattagaataacacgcccctatatattcaagtctccgcctcccccacgccctcattttacgccatggacaaacagaagacggcaaagaagcaaaacttctccgacgtggagattgGACGCGCTCAATcatcactagtccactagtcagggcactgattagggcataagtcaatgggctgactccctgatcagtgctctgactactgacctattgagatgattgagacacgCCCATGgagatcaccagggaagtggaaaaaaccccgaaattgttttatttgggagtttaaagagtggaattaaaggcacctacaaaaacaaagtatggacacaaataacgagtactgttaatagtgtggaggttgagaagcgccctccagcagtttaaagctgtttggatgataaaccatcactgcattattttacagcacgtttttgaaaaaattagcatttaatttcgtatcacggcacatgtgtTGGGGTGTAcaacagtgatgatgatgtgatgtggagtaagattcattcacattaataattacatgacaatttgtaagattcttcttattattattatgattattattcttaatgacgcttgttatttagaagaagaatgtcgtttttattgattttattattatttaaaagaagaaggtcatttttattattttgtcagtctgaattattttagtcccagtccgtgcgcagctgccgggtcaggcgggcctgaaacgtcagataaagcgcacaggctcgtgACTGGAAGAATACATAAGCCTAAAagtcaaacgctttggtaaagtcacaaaaattaaacattgacgttcatgttgcacaaaaataaacactgaatgttgttgttgtggtttttaacagtgggtcatatagcatatcttgtcagtgcgttttgtggtgttaggaattgcttttctgcgcattttcccactaactcaaacgtgcgtacaccacctcctgagctggcgtaggatttgagcgtgccgtacaccaacgtccatattgataaatctcaaagtcaccgtgggtttgggtgtacgc encodes:
- the LOC137088828 gene encoding zinc finger protein 160-like, whose protein sequence is MEFIKVEIVDMNVPEPCRVKDEEDADEQRDQMEVKEESQEVRDVKENHYFEKPEDFIVGEKCISSSLTENNFSQKTEANNSLSCPQCEKTFTHKGNLRDHIKIHIGEKPYTCHLCKKIFIHKGHLNDHIRIHTGEKPYACHLCGKNFTCKGSLNGHMRIHTGERPFTCHLCGKSFTCKGTLTCHVRVHTGEKPFTCPQCDKSFSHKGSLKCHMRIHIEEGPFTCHQCGKSFTQKEYLKNHIRIHTGGKPFTCHLCGKGLTCKGSLKCHMRIHTGEKPFTCLQCGKSFTNKGNLKIHARIHSEESPLTCHQCGKCFTHKENLKCHMRIHSGERPFTCNQCGKTFARKVILQNHIKTHSGEKPYTCHQCGKSFTDKGYIKRHMRSHTGEKPFICPQCGKSFTHKGNLKIHIRIHTGEKPSKCPECGKSFTHRGQLKDHMRIHTGEKPYTCPQCGKSFKCKGHLKTHIRTHTGEKPFTCHECGKSFTVQRSLHMHMKYHSGEKLHECSECGKRFAESNTFKTHLLIHSEERPFSCEKCGKKFILAARLKAHLKLHTDERPYLCSLCGESFKLLGSLKSHQKIHASEKSYVCPECGKAFTRASYLKRHQRTHTGENLDKNLVHKVQNLSSVISK